In Paenibacillus algicola, a genomic segment contains:
- the hemC gene encoding hydroxymethylbilane synthase, giving the protein MRTIVVGSRQSALALTQTGQVIDDLTRLCKEHGLEYTFEVQKIVTKGDRILDVTLSKVGGKGLFVKEIEQALIDGSIDMAVHSMKDMPSVLPEGLTTGAVPKRKDPRDCLISHIAGSLDELPEGAKVGTSSLRRSSQLKAYRPDLQIEWIRGNIDSRLRKLQNGEFQAIILAAAGLQRMGWEDVITAYLPSDICLPAVGQGALGIECRTEDEDLLALLKLYNDDDTAQTVAAERRYLYELNGGCQVPIGAHAVWMDAPEGHAQEGQRIIQLTGMVGSPDGERILKESSMGVEPDSLGIQVADLLKSGGAEEILSQVRG; this is encoded by the coding sequence ATGAGAACCATCGTAGTGGGAAGCAGACAGAGTGCTCTGGCACTTACGCAAACGGGACAGGTGATCGACGATTTGACCCGGCTGTGTAAGGAGCATGGGCTTGAATATACATTTGAGGTACAGAAAATCGTGACCAAAGGCGACCGCATCCTGGATGTGACGCTGTCCAAGGTTGGAGGGAAGGGTCTGTTCGTTAAGGAAATCGAGCAGGCGTTGATCGATGGCAGCATTGATATGGCAGTGCACAGCATGAAGGACATGCCGTCCGTGCTTCCGGAGGGCTTAACGACAGGGGCGGTCCCGAAACGCAAGGACCCTCGGGACTGCCTGATTTCTCATATTGCGGGCAGCCTGGATGAGCTTCCTGAAGGCGCAAAGGTAGGGACAAGCAGCTTGAGAAGATCGAGCCAGCTGAAGGCGTATCGCCCGGATCTGCAGATTGAATGGATCAGGGGGAATATTGATTCACGCCTGCGGAAGCTCCAGAACGGAGAGTTCCAAGCGATTATTCTGGCGGCAGCCGGTCTGCAGCGCATGGGCTGGGAGGATGTCATTACAGCTTATCTTCCCTCTGATATTTGCCTGCCTGCGGTAGGCCAAGGCGCGCTCGGCATTGAATGCCGGACAGAGGATGAAGACCTACTGGCATTGCTGAAGCTCTACAATGATGACGATACAGCGCAAACGGTCGCAGCGGAGCGCAGATATTTGTATGAGCTGAACGGCGGATGCCAGGTGCCGATTGGCGCGCATGCGGTCTGGATGGACGCCCCGGAGGGACATGCGCAGGAGGGACAAAGAATCATTCAATTGACTGGAATGGTCGGCTCGCCGGACGGGGAGCGCATCTTGAAAGAAAGCTCTATGGGAGTGGAGCCGGATAGCTTGGGCATCCAGGTTGCAGATTTGTTGAAATCTGGCGGTGCCGAGGAGATATTGTCACAGGTTAGGGGATGA
- a CDS encoding RluA family pseudouridine synthase, with amino-acid sequence MSLYQGAWLRRGEWLELTPGKVLTAASDRESATEAWLKEQLGMPEKLIRCLRSEGALQWRGDRLRLQLFPAVAAGIEPRCAELDILYEDDFCLVVNKPAGMAVHPDSSSSELTLNHAVAWHFHTHGTKAAVRHVHRLDKDTTGPVLYGKNEFALLKLDEAMRNKEIVRRYAALVQGVVSHKLKVIDLPIGKDRHHPKRRRVSLTGQHAVTRILSVEPYRQASLLFLSLETGRTHQLRVHLSHMGHPILGDPLYGASFGSFQRQALHGAELSFRHPLTGEELLLEAPWPQDLMELKELVQQER; translated from the coding sequence GTGAGCCTCTACCAAGGTGCCTGGCTGCGCCGGGGCGAATGGCTGGAGCTGACACCCGGCAAGGTGCTAACGGCTGCAAGTGACCGTGAATCGGCAACGGAGGCTTGGCTCAAGGAGCAGCTCGGGATGCCTGAGAAGCTGATACGCTGCCTGAGAAGTGAGGGTGCGCTTCAGTGGCGCGGAGACCGTCTCCGTCTGCAGCTGTTTCCTGCCGTTGCGGCCGGGATTGAGCCGCGGTGCGCAGAGCTCGACATTTTGTATGAGGATGATTTCTGCCTGGTGGTCAACAAGCCGGCCGGGATGGCAGTCCATCCGGACTCCTCGAGCTCGGAGCTGACCTTGAATCACGCGGTAGCCTGGCATTTTCATACCCATGGCACCAAGGCCGCTGTCCGTCATGTCCATCGACTGGATAAGGATACCACGGGGCCGGTGCTGTACGGCAAGAATGAATTTGCTCTCCTGAAGCTGGATGAGGCGATGCGGAACAAAGAAATCGTACGCAGATATGCTGCACTGGTGCAGGGAGTCGTGTCTCACAAGCTGAAGGTTATTGATCTGCCTATCGGCAAAGACCGGCATCATCCTAAGCGGCGCAGAGTATCACTGACCGGACAGCATGCCGTGACGCGAATCCTCTCGGTAGAGCCGTATCGGCAAGCAAGCCTCCTGTTCTTGAGTCTGGAGACGGGGCGGACCCACCAGCTTCGGGTGCATCTCAGCCATATGGGACATCCTATTTTGGGCGATCCGCTGTATGGTGCCTCGTTTGGCAGCTTCCAGCGTCAGGCGCTTCATGGAGCGGAGCTTTCCTTCAGGCATCCGTTAACCGGAGAAGAGCTGCTTCTGGAGGCACCCTGGCCGCAGGATTTAATGGAGCTGAAGGAGCTTGTTCAGCAGGAGAGATGA
- the ccsA gene encoding cytochrome c biogenesis protein CcsA, with the protein MPLNYMYDIGIYIYALSLLFYISDCVHRNRTAKRTGAGLLAVAFAVQLLVTGVRLFGDSALPVLTTFDFLLFCSLSLTLTSLVITFMKRADLAPVILGIAGFCVTVFNRMIITTGFKPMEMWDMWSSVKGLLVLHITLASVSFTALMVGAAFAGMYLFLHSRLKTKKWNSLIRRLPSLEMLDRYSYAAILFGILLLVLSLTIAVISLIQEGQLSLLWDLKVITTFIVLCVYLNYFVRRTIQRRSGLETARWALIGLVFIVINFLLNAWSGFHGWSGV; encoded by the coding sequence ATGCCGCTCAATTATATGTATGATATTGGCATTTATATCTATGCCCTGAGCCTACTGTTTTACATTTCGGATTGCGTCCATCGCAATCGGACAGCAAAGCGGACCGGCGCGGGGCTTCTTGCCGTTGCTTTTGCCGTGCAGCTGCTGGTGACGGGCGTGAGGCTGTTCGGGGATTCAGCGCTGCCGGTGCTGACAACCTTCGACTTTTTGCTATTCTGTTCGTTAAGTCTGACATTGACCTCGCTGGTCATTACGTTTATGAAAAGGGCAGACCTGGCTCCTGTCATACTCGGCATAGCAGGCTTTTGTGTCACCGTGTTTAACCGCATGATCATTACGACAGGCTTCAAGCCGATGGAAATGTGGGACATGTGGAGCTCGGTGAAGGGCCTGCTGGTGCTGCATATTACACTGGCAAGTGTCAGCTTCACTGCCCTTATGGTGGGGGCGGCCTTTGCGGGGATGTATCTCTTTTTGCACAGCAGGCTCAAAACGAAGAAATGGAACAGCCTCATTCGCAGGCTCCCGAGTCTGGAAATGCTCGACCGCTATTCCTATGCGGCTATTCTGTTCGGGATTTTACTGCTCGTGCTGTCTCTAACAATTGCGGTCATCTCGTTGATTCAGGAAGGGCAGCTGTCATTGCTCTGGGATTTGAAAGTGATAACGACCTTTATTGTGCTCTGCGTATATCTGAATTATTTCGTAAGGAGGACCATTCAGCGCAGATCGGGGCTGGAAACAGCGAGATGGGCCTTGATCGGCCTTGTCTTTATCGTTATTAACTTTCTGCTGAATGCCTGGTCGGGATTTCATGGATGGTCGGGGGTGTAA
- a CDS encoding precorrin-2 dehydrogenase/sirohydrochlorin ferrochelatase family protein translates to MLNCEGKSCVIAGGGAVAERKASSLLQAGASVHIISPDVTPRLAAMADEGSVRWSERAYQPGDLEGAFLVYAATEHEEVNHLIAEEARSLGTLVNIAHHGEAGDFISPAVLRRGRLTLAVTTAGAGPLASVQLCRHLESELGSSFDLYLEFLYELRQGIKKQVKTPSERHRLMRAIHEQDLWLDIERGDFIPWTPAQIQNWITDNQEAE, encoded by the coding sequence ATGCTGAATTGTGAAGGAAAGTCCTGCGTCATTGCAGGTGGAGGAGCGGTTGCGGAACGAAAGGCTAGCAGCCTTCTGCAGGCCGGTGCCTCCGTACATATTATTAGTCCTGATGTCACGCCCCGTCTGGCAGCAATGGCTGATGAAGGCAGCGTGAGGTGGAGTGAGCGGGCTTATCAGCCCGGAGATCTGGAAGGCGCATTTCTGGTATATGCGGCTACAGAGCATGAAGAGGTCAACCACCTGATTGCGGAGGAGGCAAGAAGCCTCGGAACGCTGGTAAACATAGCCCATCATGGAGAGGCCGGTGATTTCATCAGCCCGGCGGTGCTCCGGCGGGGGCGGCTGACGCTTGCCGTAACTACAGCAGGGGCGGGCCCGCTCGCTTCTGTTCAGCTATGCAGGCATTTAGAGAGTGAGCTCGGGAGCTCCTTTGATCTTTATCTGGAGTTTCTATATGAGCTTCGTCAGGGAATCAAGAAGCAGGTGAAGACCCCTTCAGAGCGGCATCGCCTGATGCGGGCTATACATGAGCAGGATCTATGGCTTGACATTGAGCGTGGAGATTTTATTCCCTGGACTCCGGCGCAAATACAAAACTGGATTACAGACAATCAGGAGGCGGAATGA
- the cobA gene encoding uroporphyrinogen-III C-methyltransferase has translation MTGKVYLVGAGPGDARLITVKGKDCLEQADAVVYDRLASPRLLRWLQPGVQKIYVGKLPDRHTMKQEEINQLLVDLALEGKTVVRLKGGDPTIFGRVGEEAELLYKHGIPFEIVPGITSSISVPAYAGIPVTHRDLASSLSIITGHESPDKLDRMIQWDKVTHATGTLIFMMGVAKIGYISRQLMLHGKPPETPVALIRWGTRAEQDTLVGTLQDIEEKVNALRFEPPAVIVVGEVVHQRSRLKWSEQLPLFGKRILVTRSRKQESLLVKRIEELGGEPYEFPVIEMVMPSPGKLQEISRALEQLQTYAWVFFTSVNGVEYFFRHLNASGQDIRSLAEARIAAVGPATGAALRERGIAAEVLESRFQAEGLIDAFAGELQPGQAVLLPRGDLARDWLPGQLRDMGLQVTDLPIYETVMPEEEDEELLRLLQEGGIHAVTFTSSSTVTHLLAMLERMGVQSPVQLLEGAAAACIGPITADTAQQAGLKGLILAKEATIESLVEALCEWNKDEPRRFRD, from the coding sequence ATGACGGGGAAGGTTTATCTGGTCGGAGCTGGACCGGGCGATGCGCGTTTGATTACGGTGAAAGGGAAGGACTGTCTGGAACAGGCCGATGCCGTTGTCTATGACCGGTTAGCTTCTCCGCGGTTGTTACGGTGGCTGCAGCCGGGGGTACAAAAGATTTATGTCGGCAAGCTTCCGGATCGCCATACCATGAAGCAGGAGGAAATCAACCAGCTGCTGGTGGATTTGGCTCTGGAGGGGAAGACGGTGGTGAGGCTCAAGGGAGGAGATCCCACGATCTTCGGACGCGTGGGGGAAGAAGCCGAGCTGTTATATAAGCACGGAATCCCTTTCGAGATTGTACCCGGCATTACTTCTTCGATCAGTGTTCCTGCATATGCCGGGATTCCCGTAACCCATCGGGACCTGGCCTCATCTTTATCGATTATTACCGGCCATGAAAGCCCGGATAAGCTGGACCGAATGATTCAATGGGACAAGGTGACTCATGCAACCGGAACGCTCATCTTTATGATGGGCGTTGCCAAGATCGGTTACATCAGTCGTCAGCTGATGCTTCATGGCAAGCCGCCGGAAACACCCGTAGCCTTGATCCGCTGGGGAACGAGGGCAGAGCAGGATACCCTGGTCGGAACGCTTCAGGATATTGAAGAGAAGGTGAACGCACTGCGGTTTGAGCCTCCTGCTGTTATTGTAGTCGGAGAAGTTGTACACCAGCGCTCTCGTTTGAAATGGTCAGAGCAGCTTCCGTTGTTCGGCAAGCGCATTCTGGTAACCCGTTCCCGGAAGCAGGAAAGTCTGCTTGTGAAGCGGATTGAAGAGCTGGGCGGAGAGCCGTATGAATTTCCGGTCATTGAGATGGTCATGCCTTCACCCGGCAAGCTGCAGGAAATCAGTCGCGCTTTGGAGCAGCTTCAGACGTATGCTTGGGTGTTTTTCACAAGCGTGAATGGAGTAGAGTATTTCTTCCGCCATCTTAATGCTTCCGGGCAAGATATCAGGTCTCTCGCGGAAGCACGGATTGCCGCAGTCGGCCCGGCAACGGGAGCCGCGCTTCGCGAGCGGGGCATTGCTGCAGAGGTGCTGGAAAGCCGCTTCCAGGCTGAGGGACTGATTGACGCCTTTGCCGGGGAATTGCAGCCTGGACAGGCGGTGCTGCTCCCCCGGGGTGATCTGGCCCGAGACTGGCTTCCCGGCCAATTGCGAGACATGGGGCTCCAGGTGACGGATCTTCCGATTTATGAGACAGTCATGCCCGAAGAGGAAGATGAGGAGCTGCTGCGGCTGCTGCAGGAAGGCGGTATTCATGCGGTGACCTTCACCAGCTCATCCACGGTGACTCATCTGCTGGCGATGCTGGAGCGCATGGGTGTCCAAAGCCCGGTTCAGCTGTTAGAGGGCGCAGCTGCCGCCTGTATTGGACCGATTACGGCCGATACGGCTCAGCAAGCGGGACTGAAAGGGTTGATTCTCGCTAAGGAAGCGACCATCGAGAGCCTGGTAGAGGCACTCTGTGAGTGGAATAAAGATGAACCGAGACGATTTCGGGATTAA
- the hemA gene encoding glutamyl-tRNA reductase encodes MHIVVVGLNYRTAPVAVRERFAFAEQDLPEALAQLKSTKSVLEGVVVATCNRTEIYVVVDRLHMCGYFIRSFMEKWFGIPREEFTKHLYIYEEEQAISHLFKVTSGLDSMVIGETQILGQVRNAFLKAQEEKATGTWFNMLFKQAITLAKKAHAETSIGESAVSVSYAAVELGKRIFGTFHHKKVMILGAGKMSELTVKHLYANGAAEVIVANRTLARAEELADRFKGTPCTMTEAMSRLGEVDIIISSTGANDYVLGPSLVKQSMMKRKSKPLFMIDIAVPRDIDPSVGDVENVFLYDIDDLEGIVESNLEMRRSEAVKIERMIEEEMANFYQWLKTLGVRPAIRALQDKSTGIYEETLESLFNKLPELDDRQRKVIRRLTKSIVNQMMHDPINRIKEMTGGKQAPEALEYFTQIFALEDLVHEQEQGAKRKTPVQAQVKENDTVVRKDDPLVKERKSIQAPFAPAVL; translated from the coding sequence ATGCACATCGTCGTTGTTGGGTTGAATTACCGCACGGCGCCTGTTGCGGTCAGAGAACGTTTTGCCTTCGCGGAGCAGGATCTCCCTGAGGCGCTTGCACAGCTGAAATCGACCAAGAGCGTACTGGAGGGCGTCGTTGTCGCCACCTGCAACCGGACAGAAATCTATGTGGTGGTTGACCGTCTTCATATGTGCGGATATTTTATTCGCAGCTTTATGGAGAAGTGGTTTGGCATCCCGCGTGAGGAATTTACGAAACACTTATATATATACGAAGAAGAACAGGCGATCTCGCACTTGTTTAAAGTAACCTCCGGCCTGGATTCCATGGTGATCGGCGAAACTCAGATTCTCGGTCAGGTCCGCAATGCCTTCCTGAAAGCTCAAGAGGAGAAGGCGACAGGCACTTGGTTCAATATGCTGTTCAAGCAGGCGATCACGCTTGCCAAGAAAGCCCACGCAGAAACCTCCATCGGAGAGAGTGCTGTTTCGGTCAGCTATGCAGCGGTGGAGCTGGGCAAGCGGATTTTCGGCACGTTTCACCATAAGAAGGTCATGATTCTTGGCGCCGGCAAAATGAGTGAGCTGACGGTAAAGCATCTTTATGCCAATGGTGCTGCCGAGGTGATTGTAGCAAACCGGACTTTGGCTCGCGCTGAAGAGCTGGCTGATCGCTTCAAGGGCACTCCATGCACGATGACGGAGGCCATGAGCCGTCTGGGTGAAGTGGATATTATCATCAGCTCTACTGGAGCCAATGATTATGTGCTGGGTCCATCGCTTGTCAAGCAGAGCATGATGAAGCGGAAGTCCAAGCCCTTGTTTATGATCGACATTGCGGTACCGCGTGACATTGATCCTTCTGTCGGAGACGTAGAGAACGTATTTCTGTACGACATTGACGATCTGGAGGGAATCGTGGAGAGCAACCTCGAAATGCGGCGTTCGGAAGCCGTGAAGATCGAGCGGATGATTGAGGAAGAGATGGCCAATTTCTATCAATGGCTGAAGACGCTTGGGGTAAGACCTGCGATCCGCGCTCTTCAAGACAAGTCTACCGGCATCTATGAAGAGACGCTGGAAAGCTTGTTTAACAAGCTTCCCGAGCTGGACGACCGTCAGCGTAAGGTCATCCGGCGCCTGACGAAGAGCATCGTGAATCAGATGATGCATGATCCCATCAACCGGATTAAAGAGATGACAGGCGGTAAGCAAGCTCCGGAGGCACTGGAGTATTTCACCCAGATTTTTGCCCTGGAGGATCTGGTTCACGAGCAGGAGCAGGGGGCAAAGCGGAAGACTCCGGTTCAGGCACAGGTGAAGGAAAATGACACTGTTGTCCGTAAGGACGATCCGCTGGTGAAGGAGCGCAAGAGTATTCAGGCTCCTTTTGCTCCAGCTGTTCTGTAA
- the hemL gene encoding glutamate-1-semialdehyde 2,1-aminomutase, with product MNQHQRKEEASRNAFEEAKQYIPGGVNSPVRAFKSVGLTPIYMDRGEGSRVYDIDGNSFIDYVGSWGPLIMGHAHPAVVDVLRDTAVKGTSFGAPTLLETEMAKLVCERVPSIEVVRMVNSGTEATMSAIRLARGYTGRTKIIKFEGSYHGHADSLLIKAGSGIATLGLPDSPGVPESVATNTIAVPYNDLESIELAFERFGEEIAAIIVEPVAGNMGVVPPAVGFLEGLRRVTSQYGSLLIFDEVMTGFRVDLHCAQGRYGVTPDLTCLGKVIGGGLPVGAYGGRREIMEQIAPAGPIYQAGTLSGNPLAMAAGYTTLSLLTPEVYAQLEERGARLQAGFERNSRELGIPLTINRVGSMVCPFFTEKEVVNFDTAKTSDLSRFTSYFAGMVHEGISVPPSQFEGMFISAAHSVEDIDATIEANYRALQSL from the coding sequence ATGAATCAACACCAACGCAAGGAAGAAGCATCGCGTAATGCTTTTGAGGAAGCGAAGCAATACATCCCAGGTGGTGTGAACAGTCCGGTCCGGGCTTTTAAATCGGTAGGCTTGACGCCCATCTATATGGATCGCGGCGAAGGCAGCCGGGTGTATGACATTGATGGCAACTCTTTTATTGATTATGTAGGCTCATGGGGTCCGCTCATTATGGGGCACGCGCATCCTGCCGTTGTCGATGTCCTGCGGGATACGGCAGTAAAAGGCACGAGCTTTGGTGCGCCGACGCTTCTGGAAACCGAGATGGCGAAGCTCGTCTGTGAGCGGGTACCGTCGATTGAGGTAGTTCGAATGGTCAATTCCGGGACGGAAGCGACCATGAGCGCAATTCGCTTGGCGAGAGGCTATACCGGACGTACCAAAATTATCAAATTCGAAGGCTCCTACCATGGTCATGCCGACAGTCTTCTGATCAAGGCCGGCTCTGGCATTGCAACTCTGGGGCTGCCGGACAGTCCGGGCGTTCCGGAATCGGTAGCTACGAACACGATCGCCGTCCCTTACAACGATCTGGAGTCTATCGAGCTGGCGTTTGAGCGGTTTGGAGAAGAAATTGCCGCTATTATTGTGGAGCCGGTGGCGGGCAACATGGGTGTCGTTCCGCCGGCGGTAGGCTTTCTGGAAGGCTTGAGAAGGGTGACCTCCCAGTACGGCAGCCTGCTCATATTCGATGAAGTGATGACCGGCTTCCGGGTAGACCTTCACTGTGCGCAGGGGCGTTACGGAGTCACACCGGACCTGACCTGCCTTGGCAAGGTCATTGGCGGTGGACTGCCTGTAGGCGCGTACGGCGGCCGCAGAGAGATTATGGAGCAGATCGCACCGGCGGGGCCGATCTATCAGGCCGGAACGTTGAGCGGCAATCCGCTGGCTATGGCAGCCGGGTATACGACACTGTCGCTGCTTACCCCTGAAGTATATGCCCAGCTTGAAGAGCGGGGAGCACGTCTGCAAGCTGGCTTCGAGCGCAATAGCCGGGAGCTTGGCATTCCATTGACGATTAACCGGGTAGGTTCGATGGTATGTCCGTTCTTTACGGAGAAGGAGGTCGTAAATTTCGACACCGCGAAGACAAGCGACTTGTCGAGATTCACCTCATACTTTGCCGGTATGGTGCATGAGGGCATCAGTGTACCTCCTTCCCAGTTTGAAGGCATGTTCATTTCGGCTGCGCACAGCGTGGAGGATATTGACGCTACTATTGAAGCCAACTACCGCGCGCTGCAAAGCCTGTGA
- the hemB gene encoding porphobilinogen synthase, producing the protein MSFPIVRHRRLRRTAAIRSMVRENVLHVEDLIQPIFVAHGSGIKNEISSMPGVYHFSLDTLKPEVDEIAALGIPAVLLFGIPESKDEVGSSGFDEQGIVQEATRLIKSWYPDLMVIADTCLCEFTDHGHCGMVHTYEREGQLCGDVMNDESLELLARTAVSQAKAGADIIAPSNMMDGFVQAIRSALDEEGFEHIPIMSYSVKYASAFYGPFREAADSAPQFGDRKTYQMDPANSREALREAETDVLEGADMLMVKPGLAYLDIVRQLRDQFDLPLVVYNVSGEYSMVKAASMQGWIDEKAIVMEKLTGMKRAGADMIITYFSKQAAGWLRQR; encoded by the coding sequence ATGAGTTTTCCGATAGTAAGGCATCGCCGTTTGCGCCGGACTGCTGCGATTCGCAGTATGGTCCGCGAGAACGTACTTCATGTGGAGGATTTGATCCAGCCGATATTCGTTGCACACGGCAGCGGAATCAAGAATGAAATATCTTCCATGCCGGGCGTGTATCACTTTTCACTGGACACCTTGAAGCCAGAGGTGGATGAGATTGCGGCGCTGGGAATCCCGGCAGTGTTGCTGTTCGGCATTCCGGAGAGCAAGGACGAGGTGGGCAGCTCCGGCTTTGACGAGCAGGGCATTGTCCAGGAGGCGACTCGTCTGATCAAGTCGTGGTATCCGGATCTGATGGTCATTGCCGACACCTGTCTGTGTGAGTTTACGGATCACGGTCACTGCGGCATGGTGCACACCTATGAACGTGAGGGACAGCTGTGCGGAGATGTCATGAATGATGAATCGCTGGAGCTGCTTGCGCGAACGGCCGTCTCCCAGGCGAAGGCAGGGGCGGACATTATTGCTCCATCCAATATGATGGACGGCTTTGTTCAGGCCATCCGATCGGCACTGGATGAAGAGGGCTTTGAGCATATTCCAATCATGTCGTATTCGGTCAAGTATGCCTCTGCGTTTTACGGCCCGTTCCGGGAGGCGGCGGATTCAGCTCCGCAGTTTGGCGATCGAAAGACGTATCAGATGGATCCGGCTAATAGCCGTGAAGCACTGCGGGAAGCAGAGACCGATGTGCTTGAAGGTGCAGATATGCTGATGGTGAAGCCGGGCCTCGCCTATCTGGACATCGTTCGCCAGCTTCGGGATCAATTCGACCTGCCGCTGGTGGTGTACAATGTAAGCGGAGAATATTCCATGGTCAAGGCAGCCTCGATGCAGGGCTGGATTGATGAGAAGGCGATCGTTATGGAAAAGCTAACCGGCATGAAGCGCGCGGGTGCGGATATGATCATTACGTATTTTTCCAAGCAGGCAGCAGGCTGGCTCCGTCAGCGTTAA
- a CDS encoding LysM peptidoglycan-binding domain-containing protein has product MFDQSYGLRFDIYERIILAEDLPGIEELEEAELIPHIQVIHQGEQAALRGHLLLAGLYKGDTPEQETEPLEHWIPVEITVPMNRVSSLEDIAVEIENFDVDVLSKRGLNITGVLSLKGIQGGVQGYGSDQAWQDEEISVVHAPADSQQQEEEARREASQEVYTANSFEAVNEPAAAEPELEAVPRGAAETTNESKADSTPLTAESTQADAAAPVPSVWSFERQQSGWPEELQDEERQDEKETAEPEQAAETVEHTPDTLETEAEQPETIALEGGIQESAELQEEEVPAKPELKVAFSSKNSTVSSTGSAGFSSLLHPGRLTSEGEAASIPAEEPAANEPERQAGEDVQWKSLFLGARQEETPFRKVRLCIVQREETLEGIAERYQLSPRELLLYNRLSEQSVEEGQILYIP; this is encoded by the coding sequence GTGTTCGACCAGTCCTACGGATTGCGGTTTGATATTTACGAGCGCATCATTTTAGCGGAAGATCTGCCGGGAATTGAAGAGCTGGAGGAGGCTGAGCTGATTCCTCATATCCAGGTGATTCACCAGGGAGAGCAAGCTGCCCTGCGGGGTCATCTGCTGTTAGCCGGACTGTACAAGGGGGACACCCCGGAGCAGGAAACCGAGCCGCTGGAGCATTGGATTCCCGTTGAGATCACGGTTCCGATGAATCGGGTTTCCTCGCTGGAGGACATTGCCGTCGAGATTGAGAATTTTGATGTTGATGTGCTGTCCAAGCGAGGGTTAAACATTACCGGTGTGTTGTCCTTAAAAGGAATCCAAGGCGGGGTGCAGGGCTACGGCAGCGACCAAGCCTGGCAAGATGAAGAAATTTCGGTCGTACATGCTCCTGCAGATTCGCAACAGCAGGAGGAAGAAGCACGCCGCGAAGCCTCACAGGAGGTGTATACGGCCAATTCTTTTGAGGCAGTGAACGAGCCTGCAGCAGCGGAGCCTGAGCTTGAGGCTGTCCCGAGAGGGGCGGCAGAGACCACAAACGAATCAAAGGCGGACTCCACTCCCCTGACGGCAGAGAGCACTCAAGCTGACGCTGCAGCGCCGGTGCCGAGTGTATGGAGCTTTGAGCGTCAGCAATCCGGCTGGCCGGAGGAGCTTCAGGACGAAGAAAGGCAGGATGAGAAAGAAACTGCCGAGCCGGAGCAGGCTGCGGAGACTGTAGAACATACTCCAGATACCTTGGAAACCGAGGCTGAACAGCCGGAAACGATCGCGCTGGAGGGAGGCATTCAGGAAAGCGCAGAGCTGCAGGAGGAAGAAGTGCCCGCGAAGCCGGAGCTTAAGGTGGCCTTCAGCAGCAAAAACAGTACGGTTAGCAGCACTGGCAGTGCAGGCTTCTCCTCATTGCTGCATCCCGGCCGTCTGACTTCGGAAGGAGAAGCGGCTTCCATTCCTGCGGAAGAGCCAGCAGCGAATGAGCCTGAGCGGCAAGCAGGAGAGGACGTGCAATGGAAGTCCTTGTTCCTGGGAGCACGGCAGGAAGAAACGCCGTTCCGAAAGGTTCGCTTATGCATTGTGCAGAGGGAAGAGACGCTGGAGGGCATTGCAGAGCGCTACCAGCTGAGTCCGCGCGAGCTGCTGCTATATAACCGCTTGTCGGAGCAGAGTGTCGAAGAGGGGCAAATTTTGTACATCCCGTAG